In Sebaldella termitidis ATCC 33386, one DNA window encodes the following:
- the rfbA gene encoding glucose-1-phosphate thymidylyltransferase RfbA — translation MKGIILAGGSGTRLYPLTKVISKQIMPIYDKPMIYYPLSVLMLAEIKDILIISTKRDLPFFEALLGDGGQFGMRFSYQVQESPNGLAEAFLIGEKFIGDDNVALILGDNIFYGHGLSEMVKKAAKLKSGAKIFGYPVKNPEAFGVVEFDEAGNAISLEEKPKNPKSNFAIPGLYFYDNTVIEKAKKVKPSERGELEITSINEMYLYENKLTVTNLGRGTAWLDTGTHESLLEAATFIETIQKRQGFYIACIEEIAFTNKWITKKEVLELAKPLLKTNYGKYLKNLSQNYK, via the coding sequence ATGAAAGGAATAATATTAGCAGGTGGTTCAGGAACAAGACTGTATCCATTAACTAAAGTAATATCAAAACAAATAATGCCAATTTATGACAAACCAATGATATATTATCCGTTATCAGTGTTAATGCTAGCTGAAATAAAAGATATTTTGATTATATCAACAAAAAGAGATTTACCTTTTTTTGAAGCTTTGTTAGGTGATGGGGGCCAGTTTGGTATGAGGTTCTCTTACCAAGTTCAAGAGAGTCCTAATGGATTAGCAGAAGCATTTTTAATAGGAGAGAAATTTATTGGAGATGATAATGTAGCATTAATATTAGGGGATAATATATTTTATGGACATGGTCTGTCAGAAATGGTAAAAAAAGCAGCAAAATTGAAATCAGGAGCTAAAATTTTTGGATATCCGGTAAAAAACCCTGAAGCTTTTGGAGTAGTAGAATTTGATGAAGCAGGAAATGCTATTTCTTTAGAGGAAAAACCAAAAAATCCAAAATCTAATTTTGCTATACCGGGTCTATATTTTTATGATAATACAGTAATAGAGAAAGCTAAAAAAGTAAAGCCTTCTGAAAGAGGTGAATTGGAAATAACGAGTATTAACGAAATGTATTTATATGAAAATAAATTAACAGTAACAAATTTAGGGAGAGGGACAGCATGGCTGGATACTGGTACACATGAATCATTGCTGGAAGCAGCGACATTTATAGAAACAATCCAAAAAAGACAGGGATTTTATATAGCATGTATTGAAGAAATAGCATTTACAAATAAATGGATAACTAAAAAAGAAGTTTTGGAATTAGCTAAACCTTTGTTAAAAACAAATTATGGGAAATATCTAAAAAATCTTTCACAGAATTATAAATAA
- a CDS encoding glycosyltransferase → MFKIIACIVVYNNSFEEIKDMVKEFYKENINQKLVIVDNSNTGYLKDNLLLINNEIEYIISENKGYGHGNNLVIKKYEGQAKYFLIMNPDIFIKFEDLVKLLNYADKISEFGIIMPKIIFPDGELQYVCKLFPNPFNLFVRRFLGNTPLAQKMDYEYELRFTNYEKEMIVPVLSGSFMLCDYGKLIKENGFDSIFFMYMEDVDLSRRMYKHGNYFYPEISVIHKHNKESYRSLKMVFIHILSAIKYFNKWNWFSDKERKEINKKIIKSYKKGNV, encoded by the coding sequence ATGTTTAAAATAATTGCATGTATCGTGGTTTATAATAATTCTTTTGAAGAAATAAAAGATATGGTGAAGGAGTTCTATAAAGAAAATATTAACCAAAAATTAGTTATAGTAGATAATTCAAATACTGGGTATTTGAAAGATAACTTACTATTAATAAATAATGAGATTGAATACATAATATCTGAAAATAAAGGGTATGGTCATGGAAATAACTTAGTAATAAAGAAGTATGAAGGGCAAGCAAAGTATTTTTTAATAATGAATCCAGATATTTTTATCAAATTTGAAGATTTAGTAAAATTATTAAACTATGCGGATAAAATATCAGAATTTGGTATAATTATGCCTAAAATAATTTTTCCAGATGGAGAATTACAATATGTATGTAAATTATTTCCAAATCCTTTTAATTTATTTGTAAGAAGGTTTTTAGGGAATACCCCTTTAGCTCAAAAAATGGATTATGAGTACGAACTAAGATTTACAAATTATGAAAAAGAGATGATAGTTCCTGTTTTATCAGGAAGTTTTATGCTTTGTGACTATGGGAAATTGATTAAAGAAAACGGCTTTGACTCTATTTTTTTCATGTATATGGAAGATGTAGATTTAAGCAGACGTATGTACAAACACGGGAATTATTTTTATCCGGAAATTAGCGTTATACACAAACATAATAAAGAATCATACAGAAGTTTAAAAATGGTCTTTATTCACATATTATCTGCAATAAAATATTTTAATAAATGGAACTGGTTTTCAGATAAAGAGAGAAAAGAAATTAATAAAAAAATTATAAAAAGTTATAAGAAAGGGAATGTATAA
- a CDS encoding ABC transporter permease: protein MINKQKATIYEFFKYIWVQKKLILLLGINDFKQRYSKSYLGLFWSYIQPMINIGVMWFVFSVGFRTGDTEPGIPFILWLICGLVPWYFFSEVFPTGTNVLFEYSYMLRQMTFKAEILPFIKIISGIFTHIFFIFIIFIVSLVSGFNIDFHVLQIIYYLFCTCYLLIGLSWLFGGIKVFLPDVGEIIAVILQLGFWITPIFWSFKMIPEKMVWIFKINPIFYIIQGYRDSFIYKIWFWEKPNWTLVFFFISSIIFISGAIIFRKLKPHFNDVL, encoded by the coding sequence ATGATAAATAAACAAAAGGCTACTATATATGAATTTTTTAAATATATTTGGGTTCAAAAAAAATTGATATTACTATTAGGAATAAATGATTTTAAACAAAGATATTCTAAATCTTATTTAGGATTATTTTGGTCCTATATCCAACCAATGATAAATATAGGTGTAATGTGGTTTGTATTTTCTGTTGGTTTTAGAACAGGTGATACAGAACCTGGAATTCCTTTTATTCTTTGGCTTATATGTGGACTGGTTCCGTGGTATTTTTTTTCAGAGGTTTTTCCAACTGGAACAAATGTATTATTTGAGTATAGTTATATGCTGAGACAGATGACTTTTAAAGCAGAAATACTTCCTTTTATAAAAATAATATCAGGTATTTTCACACATATATTTTTCATTTTTATAATTTTTATAGTGTCATTAGTCAGTGGTTTTAATATAGATTTTCATGTCTTGCAGATAATTTATTATTTGTTTTGTACATGCTATTTATTAATAGGGCTTTCATGGCTATTTGGTGGAATAAAAGTTTTTCTTCCAGATGTTGGCGAAATTATAGCAGTTATATTACAGCTTGGATTTTGGATAACTCCAATATTTTGGTCTTTTAAAATGATACCTGAAAAAATGGTGTGGATTTTTAAAATTAATCCAATTTTTTATATAATACAAGGATATAGGGATAGTTTTATTTATAAAATATGGTTTTGGGAAAAACCTAATTGGACATTAGTCTTCTTTTTTATA